From one Lycium ferocissimum isolate CSIRO_LF1 chromosome 7, AGI_CSIRO_Lferr_CH_V1, whole genome shotgun sequence genomic stretch:
- the LOC132062941 gene encoding protein FAF-like, chloroplastic, translating into MSTHCVSMIKNFNLSSKIKEEEAISMEKQGIVSILDNVDSSSSSTGEEDHHEELKDQPIITFDWSSILSSKNEDSTNKLISTSPYVHPLDKKSKSSLSERSLEICTESLGSESSSDCFSSSPKSDTEDSNNDKDYHCQEQQKQQNSFEDFGVVKYNYSKRLISSPKSFPPSLPSVHMQSRRQNGRLILEAASVPSNNLHAQRVHGHLLLTFINQNDSKLEMENYDDEPDVFERVFDDMQEVEGNETPHSDSGGNNEEEEEEGEGVVMEQSPRMSSEVTNVKTSAPMMLEKKNPLTWSRCTVSFSMTSGYFNLNSRFNCSVNSMTEEEKYTSNIRECYTYPSSVSQSLPLPPGVAEVIPAPPPPAAAASLNAYENFWRKKPTVANIVNNSTVAEQRNKDMYYNNNKQDLVLIRGNKASMNNNLVPLLRSCKEPRRSLIIWEPYCIATS; encoded by the coding sequence ATGTCAACACATTGTGTTAGCATGATCAAGAACTTCAACTTATCTTCAAagataaaagaagaagaggcaATTAGCATGGAGAAACAAGGGATAGTGTCAATTCTTGATAATgttgattcttcttcttcttcaactggAGAAGAAGATCATCATGAGGAACTCAAAGATCAGCCAATTATAACATTTGATTGGAGTTCAATTCTATCTTCAAAGAATGAAGACTCAACCAATAAGCTAATTTCAACTAGTCCTTATGTTCATCCTCTtgacaaaaaatcaaaaagttcTTTGAGTGAAAGGAGTCTTGAAATTTGCACTGAGAGTCTTGGATCAGAGTCTAGCTCTGATTGCTTTTCCTCTTCACCTAAGTCGGATACCGAAGACTCGAACAATGACAAAGACTATCATTGTCaagaacaacaaaaacaacaaaattccTTTGAGGATTTTGGAGTTGTAAAGTATAATTATAGCAAGAGATTAATATCTTCTCCAAAATCCTTTCCTCCTTCTCTACCTTCTGTTCACATGCAATCGCGCAGACAAAATGGTAGATTGATTCTTGAAGCGGCTTCTGTTCCATCTAATAATCTCCATGCCCAACGCGTTCATGGCCACCTTCTTCTCACCTTCATCAATCAAAATGATTCCAAACTAGAAATGGAGAACTATGATGATGAACCTGACGTGTTTGAGAGAGTGTTCGACGATATGCAAGAAGTTGAAGGTAATGAAACACCCCACTCAGATAGTGGTGGtaataatgaagaagaagaagaagaaggcgaGGGCGTCGTGATGGAACAAAGTCCAAGAATGTCAAGTGAGGTGACAAATGTGAAAACATCAGCCCCGATGATGCTAGAGAAAAAGAATCCACTAACATGGTCTAGATGTACTGTCAGTTTCAGCATGACATCCGGTTATTTCAATCTTAACAGCAGGTTCAACTGCTCAGTAAACTCGATGACCGAGGAGGAGAAATATACTAGTAATATTAGAGAATGTTACACTTATCCTTCATCGGTTTCTCAGTCACTTCCTCTACCACCAGGGGTGGCTGAGGTAATCCCGGCACCACCACCACCGGCGGCTGCAGCCTCATTAAATGCCTATGAGAACTTTTGGAGGAAAAAGCCAACAGTGGCAAACATTGTGAATAATTCCACTGTTGCAGAACAACGCAACAAGGACAtgtactacaacaacaataagcaaGACTTGGTGCTAATCAGAGGGAACAAGGCATCTATGAACAATAATTTGGTGCCTTTGTTGAGAAGCTGCAAAGAGCCGAGGAGATCTCTAATAATTTGGGAGCCTTATTGCATTGCCACCTCTTAA